Part of the Nitrosophilus alvini genome, CTATCGGTATACCGTGTTCTTCGGCAAATCTGAGAAGCTTTTCTCGTGAGTTTAGATCCCATTCTCTCCATGGGGCTATGATTTTGATATCTGGATTGAGTGCCAGATATCCTATCTCAAACCTTACCTGATCGTTTCCTTTTCCGGTGGCTCCGTGCGCTACAGCGTCTGCACCTACAAGCTTTGCAATCTCGATCTGTCTTTTTGCTATAAGAGGTCTTGCTATGGAAGTTCCTAGAAGATATTCGCCCTCATATATGGCGTTTGCACGGAACATAGGAAATACAAAGTCTCTTACAAACTCCTCTTTCAGGTCTTCAATAAAAATATTTTCCGGTTTAATGCCAAGTTTCAGAGCTTTTTCTCTCGCAGGTTCCACCTCTTCGCCCTGGCCTATATCTGCAGTAAAAGTAACTACTTCACAGTTATAAGTATCTTGAAGCCATTTAAGAATGATACTTGTATCAAGTCCGCCGGAGTATGCCAAAACAACTTTTTTTATCTCTTTTTTGCTCATTTTATCCCTTTTGCAAAAGTTTTCGCAATTTTATCCAAAAAAAGTTTATGATAAAATATCTCCGAAATGTTTGAAAAAGGCGATTGTATTGAAAAAAGAGTTTACTACAAAAATAATAGCGGGAAAATATAAAGGTAAAAAAATTGTTCTGCCTCCTCTGGAAGTTACAAGAAGCTCAAAAGCGATACTCAGAGAGTCTCTTTTCAACAGGCTTCAAAACGAAATATATGACACAAATTTTGTTGAAGTATTTGGCGGTAGCGGGTCTGTGGGCCTTGAGGCACTCAGCCGTGGAGCAAAATACGCCTATTTTATAGAAAAAGAGAGAAACTCATATGAAATACTTAGAAGAAATGCAAAAAATATCGATGAAAAGAGTACTAAAATATATCTGGGTGATGCTTTCGAGCTGATTTTCGATATTGTGGAGGAGTTAAAAAGAAAAAAAGAGAAGGCATACTTTTATTTTGATCCTCCCTTTTCTATAAGAGAGGGGATGGAAGAGATATATGACAAAGTTTTTGAAACAATAAAGAAAATTCCGAAAAATATAGTAGAAATGATTATTATTGAGCATATGTCAAAATTGAAAATGCCTGAAAAGCTCGGAAATTATAAACTTGAAAAAACAAAGAAATTCGGCAAAAGCAGTCTCAGTTACTATATTTAAGCAGAGGAAAAACGGTTTGAAAAAGCAAATTCCATATATCAGTATTTTTATATTGGTTTTTATATTTTTATTCTCATTTTTTGGGCAGCTGCTCTATCCAGTCTCTGCATTTGAACTAAATAAAGAAGCTATACTGCTCCCGCCGTCTATTGAACATATTTTCGGTACGGACAGGCTTGGCAGAGATATTCTGGCACGGGTTATCGAAGGAGGGAAAGTATCTTTGATTATCGGAGTGGGAAGTGCTTTGATAGCAACTTTCACGGGACTTGTTCTAGGTGTCAGTGCAGGATATTTCAGAGGAAAAGTTGATAAAACTTTTGTTATAGCTGTTGATCTTTTTCTAACATTTCCCACA contains:
- the rsmD gene encoding 16S rRNA (guanine(966)-N(2))-methyltransferase RsmD produces the protein MKKEFTTKIIAGKYKGKKIVLPPLEVTRSSKAILRESLFNRLQNEIYDTNFVEVFGGSGSVGLEALSRGAKYAYFIEKERNSYEILRRNAKNIDEKSTKIYLGDAFELIFDIVEELKRKKEKAYFYFDPPFSIREGMEEIYDKVFETIKKIPKNIVEMIIIEHMSKLKMPEKLGNYKLEKTKKFGKSSLSYYI